TCCGACGACACGGGCGCGGCACGCCACCGCTTCGAGCAAGCGCTGGCGATGGCCCAGGCCATCCGGTGTCCGTTGGAGAAGGCACGGGCACTGGAGGGAGTAGGCCGCTGCGACTGGGTGATCGACGGCCCAGAACGCGCCGAGCTGCCGCTGCGCGAGGCCCTGTCCATCTACCGCCAGTTGGGCGTGATTGCGTCGGCTGATGACATCGAGCGTTTCCTGGTGTCGCAGGCGGGATGAGCCAAGCACGTGGCCAGTTTCCCTGTGTTGCGATGAGTGGCCGGACTGCTACGTTGCGAGCCGTTCTGTCGCCTTCAACCACCGCCGTCGCACCGCGCCCGTCCTGTTTCGGGCACGTCCTCCACGAGGAGCGTTGAATGCCGTCACGTACGTCCCTTTCCCCGTCGCAAGCCGTGGCCCCCACCGGTCGGCAGCCCGCCCGGGGCAACGTGGTCCTGGACCGCGTGGCCGCCCGGGTAGAGCAGCGCCGGGCGGCCGAACGGGCAGCCACGAACCGCGTCGGCGATGGAGCCCACGCCGCCTCGCTCATCTGGCCCTGGCCGTTCTGAGCACCTGCCATCGATGACGAGGCTCGAAGTCGCCGTTCCTTTCCGGACGTTCATCCTCAAGATCGCCAACCGGTGCAATATCGACTGTGACTACTGTTTCGTCTTCAACTCCAAGGACCAGGCGGCGCGACACCTGCCCGCCCGGATGGGCCTGGACGTAGCCCGAGCCGCAGCCCGGAGGATCGGCGAGCACGTCATGGCGCACGGCCTCCCGGCCGTCCATGTCGTACTGCACGGCGGAGAACCGCTGCTC
The genomic region above belongs to Streptomyces sp. CG1 and contains:
- the haaA gene encoding HaaA family cyclophane-containing RiPP peptide, which gives rise to MPSRTSLSPSQAVAPTGRQPARGNVVLDRVAARVEQRRAAERAATNRVGDGAHAASLIWPWPF